A genomic window from Candidatus Methylacidiphilum fumarolicum includes:
- the eno gene encoding phosphopyruvate hydratase, with protein MANTFIRKVLARQVLDSRGNPTVEAEIHLESGIKARAIVPSGASTGSNEALELRDGNKERYGGKEVSKAIRNITKTIAPELIGKDAANQAEIDRILIDLDGSKNKSVLGANAILAVSLCVARAAAMAEGIPLYRHLGGSQAITLPIPFANVINGGVHSDAPLDFQEFMIVPKGAPSFKEGLRYGVEIFHTLKTLLQDKKLGTGIGDEGGFAPVISSADQAFDLLIEATERAGYIPGKDVFYAMDAAATELFEESSKIYVFKKSQHIKLPASHLIELYRELAKKYPLVSIEDGMAESDWDGWKQLTQQLGTSLQLVGDDLFVTNKEFLEQGIKEKVANAILIKVNQVGTLTETFHTVETAKRHGYKVMVSHRSGESEDPFIADLSVALNAGQIKTGSFCRSDRLCKYNQLLRIEEELGESAIYGI; from the coding sequence ATGGCTAACACATTCATACGCAAAGTACTCGCAAGACAAGTCCTTGACTCAAGGGGAAATCCTACAGTAGAAGCTGAAATTCATTTAGAAAGTGGAATCAAGGCTAGAGCGATTGTTCCCTCTGGAGCAAGTACAGGGAGTAACGAGGCCCTGGAATTAAGAGATGGTAACAAGGAACGGTATGGGGGCAAAGAAGTTTCTAAAGCCATTAGGAATATAACAAAAACAATAGCTCCGGAGCTAATAGGAAAAGATGCAGCTAACCAAGCGGAAATTGATCGGATATTGATTGATCTGGATGGCTCGAAAAACAAATCTGTCTTAGGAGCCAATGCCATTTTAGCAGTTTCTCTTTGTGTGGCACGGGCAGCAGCCATGGCCGAAGGCATTCCACTGTATAGGCATCTTGGAGGCTCACAAGCCATCACTCTTCCCATTCCTTTTGCCAATGTTATCAATGGTGGCGTTCATTCGGATGCGCCTCTTGATTTTCAAGAATTTATGATCGTGCCTAAAGGCGCTCCCTCATTCAAAGAAGGACTCAGGTATGGAGTAGAAATTTTTCATACCTTAAAAACTCTCCTCCAAGACAAAAAATTGGGAACAGGCATAGGAGATGAAGGAGGATTTGCCCCAGTTATTTCATCTGCTGATCAAGCTTTCGATTTACTTATCGAAGCAACAGAAAGGGCTGGATATATTCCAGGAAAAGATGTTTTTTATGCCATGGATGCTGCGGCAACCGAACTTTTTGAAGAAAGCTCCAAAATTTACGTATTCAAAAAGTCTCAACATATAAAGTTGCCAGCTTCGCATCTTATTGAACTGTACCGAGAGCTTGCTAAAAAGTATCCTCTTGTGTCAATCGAAGATGGGATGGCTGAAAGCGATTGGGATGGCTGGAAACAGCTTACCCAACAGCTTGGAACTTCCCTTCAGCTGGTCGGAGACGATCTGTTTGTTACCAACAAGGAATTTCTTGAGCAAGGAATTAAAGAAAAAGTGGCCAATGCTATTCTTATCAAAGTAAATCAGGTGGGAACCCTGACAGAAACTTTTCATACAGTAGAAACGGCTAAAAGGCATGGATACAAAGTCATGGTCAGTCATCGATCCGGAGAAAGTGAAGATCCTTTCATCGCCGATCTTTCAGTTGCCTTAAATGCCGGGCAAATTAAAACAGGATCTTTTTGTCGGTCAGATCGGTTATGTAAATACAACCAACTGCTTCGAATTGAAGAAGAGTTAGGAGAAAGTGCTATTTATGGAATTTAG
- a CDS encoding ATP-binding protein yields the protein MKLFSRETTVGIFRGFSEGGLEFHADLVLPYKNEFQRAPMHGQFLVVQLEDEDEAVLGRITSISSQGRLVSSAGEDYGIRAVSEERPIPEDLREQYLKYRVNMRVLGVVRVVNGDLVFAASHRRLPHVGSKVAFLTDEVLREVAGHNIVDAAEIGYFALGEFIYASGDSRLVRAPWMQIKSPLVIPKFHVLDLVARRTLVFARAGFGKSNLVKLLFANLYRNTPTVEKRGGKQVPVGTVIFDPDGEYFWPDDKNRPGLCDVPELLDKVVVFTPKAGPSSFYQSFVAGDIRLDIRRLRPSDVISIALPPEKQDQQNVRKLKGMNEADWHQLVDLIHRDGNGADGQTVRRLIRLEDSQDAEMVAARANMTTIVRMLHDPSSQMMDMLLVALREGRICVIDVSQMRGMPALVLSGLILQRIFDHNQEEFTKAKPETIPVIAVVEEAQAVLGSSGSSGEGPYVSWVKEGRKYDLGAILITQQPGSISGEILSQGDNWFAFHLLSAGDLRAVKSANAHFSDDILSSLLNEPIPGHGVFWSSVGGKSYPIPIRVLSFEGQYQARDPKYDQPASETAAVGLRQRFSNALASARRLVPVVDTPHTPQAMGASVLHEEPEADEEQDALAIYEAATIEAFKNDKGFLISRLTQQGLPWRGVKERLKKLLPDVLSDRDTIAHQLVPKAMTALFGEQGIGWTTEKRPSKSGSEFTTWIVVIQEGSR from the coding sequence ATGAAACTCTTCTCACGCGAAACGACAGTTGGCATATTCAGAGGCTTCAGTGAAGGGGGGTTAGAGTTTCACGCCGATCTCGTACTGCCTTACAAGAATGAGTTTCAGCGCGCTCCTATGCATGGTCAGTTTCTCGTTGTTCAGCTAGAAGACGAGGATGAAGCAGTCCTCGGTCGCATAACGTCAATCTCATCTCAAGGACGTCTCGTTTCCTCGGCAGGCGAGGACTATGGCATTCGAGCCGTTTCAGAAGAGCGGCCGATACCTGAAGACCTCCGTGAACAGTACCTCAAGTATCGAGTGAACATGCGAGTGCTGGGTGTGGTGAGAGTCGTCAACGGCGATCTCGTCTTTGCGGCCTCCCACCGCCGTCTGCCGCACGTCGGGAGCAAAGTGGCCTTTCTGACCGATGAGGTCCTACGGGAAGTAGCCGGTCACAACATAGTTGATGCCGCTGAGATAGGATATTTCGCACTGGGCGAATTCATCTATGCTTCCGGTGATTCACGGCTTGTCCGTGCTCCCTGGATGCAGATTAAGAGTCCGCTGGTAATTCCGAAATTCCACGTTCTTGACCTTGTGGCAAGACGAACTCTTGTTTTCGCAAGGGCGGGCTTTGGTAAGTCAAATCTCGTGAAACTTCTATTCGCCAATCTTTATCGAAACACGCCTACGGTAGAGAAACGTGGAGGCAAGCAAGTACCAGTCGGAACTGTGATTTTCGATCCCGATGGCGAATATTTCTGGCCAGATGATAAGAACCGCCCTGGGCTTTGTGACGTGCCCGAATTGCTGGATAAAGTGGTTGTCTTCACGCCGAAGGCTGGTCCCAGTTCATTTTATCAATCTTTCGTTGCCGGAGATATTCGTTTAGACATCCGTAGGTTACGACCAAGTGATGTGATTTCAATTGCTTTGCCACCGGAAAAGCAGGATCAGCAGAACGTACGAAAATTGAAGGGTATGAATGAGGCCGATTGGCATCAACTTGTCGATCTGATCCATCGGGATGGGAATGGTGCCGATGGGCAGACAGTCAGGCGACTGATAAGGCTTGAGGACAGCCAGGATGCTGAAATGGTCGCGGCACGGGCCAACATGACAACAATTGTTCGAATGCTGCACGACCCGAGCAGCCAGATGATGGATATGCTGCTTGTAGCCCTACGGGAGGGTCGAATATGCGTTATTGACGTATCTCAAATGCGGGGTATGCCAGCGCTTGTTCTATCTGGACTTATCCTGCAACGAATATTTGATCACAACCAGGAAGAGTTTACAAAGGCCAAGCCAGAAACAATTCCGGTCATCGCCGTCGTTGAAGAGGCGCAAGCTGTCCTTGGCAGCTCAGGGAGCTCTGGCGAAGGACCCTACGTATCCTGGGTCAAAGAGGGACGTAAATATGACTTGGGGGCTATCTTGATTACGCAGCAACCAGGATCAATATCAGGAGAAATCCTGAGCCAAGGGGATAACTGGTTTGCGTTCCATCTTCTGTCGGCCGGTGATCTTCGAGCGGTAAAGAGCGCAAATGCACATTTCAGCGATGATATCCTGTCATCTCTTTTGAACGAGCCAATCCCTGGTCACGGCGTGTTCTGGAGTAGTGTGGGCGGCAAGAGTTATCCAATCCCTATTCGTGTGTTGTCCTTTGAGGGGCAATACCAAGCGCGAGATCCGAAGTATGACCAACCAGCGAGTGAAACCGCTGCTGTGGGACTTCGTCAGCGATTTAGCAATGCGCTGGCATCTGCGCGTCGTTTAGTGCCTGTCGTTGATACGCCGCATACCCCACAGGCTATGGGGGCCTCGGTTCTTCACGAGGAACCGGAGGCGGATGAGGAACAAGATGCCCTGGCAATCTACGAGGCAGCGACGATTGAAGCATTCAAGAACGACAAGGGCTTTTTAATAAGCAGGCTGACACAACAAGGCTTACCGTGGAGGGGTGTCAAAGAACGGTTAAAAAAACTCCTTCCCGACGTGTTGTCGGATCGGGACACGATTGCACACCAACTGGTCCCCAAAGCGATGACCGCTTTGTTCGGAGAACAGGGAATTGGCTGGACTACAGAAAAGCGGCCTTCAAAAAGCGGATCAGAATTCACAACATGGATTGTGGTGATTCAAGAAGGAAGCCGATAA
- a CDS encoding DNA methyltransferase translates to MNNERHIQCHAECETKGALRIPDSVYGRLVFSQYCAPKNVCRTLPTNAQSPILGLNTVCPYYTMFPLEFPLRRLTNADKNEWVLDPFCGRGTTLFAARLLGLGCVGIDSNPIAAAIAAAKLAQTTSDAVVETARSILTSQSSPISMPAGDFWNLCYHPDTLKEICILRERLMESCKTAEEIVLRALLLGILHGPRNRGLPTYLSNQMPRTYATKPNAAVRYWQRTNKTEPPRVDVLNAVKRRAEYSLRIIPPPSKGAVYFGDAQHTDRVVPASYRFNWVVTSPPYFGMCTYRPDQWLRNWFLGGADAVDYSQEGQISHSADRFTEELSNVWKSVAKRCSPGAILIIRFGYLPSVPVDAREILQMSLNLADSGWRIRRWIDAGSANNGRRQSEQFCRMMKAATREFDVYARLEG, encoded by the coding sequence ATGAATAATGAGCGTCACATACAATGTCATGCGGAATGCGAGACAAAAGGGGCGCTGCGGATTCCCGACAGCGTCTACGGACGTCTTGTCTTTTCCCAGTACTGCGCACCTAAGAACGTCTGTCGAACATTGCCAACAAATGCCCAATCGCCAATTCTTGGTCTCAATACAGTGTGCCCATATTACACCATGTTCCCCCTGGAATTTCCGCTCCGCCGTCTAACCAATGCCGATAAGAACGAGTGGGTTCTTGATCCCTTCTGCGGCCGTGGGACAACCCTATTTGCCGCTCGTCTTCTCGGTCTCGGCTGCGTTGGCATTGACAGCAACCCTATTGCGGCGGCGATAGCAGCAGCGAAATTGGCACAGACCACATCGGATGCCGTTGTTGAAACGGCTCGGTCAATTCTTACGAGCCAATCCTCGCCGATTTCGATGCCAGCAGGTGACTTCTGGAACCTCTGCTATCATCCTGATACATTGAAAGAGATTTGCATTCTGCGAGAACGGCTGATGGAGTCTTGTAAGACCGCTGAAGAGATTGTGTTGCGTGCGCTGCTGTTGGGCATACTCCACGGGCCGCGCAATCGCGGACTTCCGACTTACCTTTCGAATCAGATGCCACGTACATACGCAACAAAACCCAATGCTGCCGTTCGCTACTGGCAGCGCACCAATAAAACAGAACCGCCACGTGTCGATGTTCTGAATGCTGTGAAGCGCCGGGCGGAATATTCTCTTAGGATTATTCCGCCGCCTTCCAAAGGAGCAGTCTACTTCGGCGATGCCCAGCATACCGATAGGGTGGTTCCAGCTTCCTACAGATTCAACTGGGTCGTGACATCTCCACCTTATTTCGGTATGTGCACCTACCGCCCTGATCAATGGCTTCGCAACTGGTTTCTTGGAGGCGCTGATGCTGTGGATTATTCACAGGAAGGTCAGATCTCTCATTCCGCTGATAGGTTTACCGAGGAATTGTCTAACGTATGGAAATCGGTTGCAAAACGATGCTCTCCAGGCGCCATTCTTATCATTCGCTTTGGCTATCTGCCTAGCGTTCCAGTGGACGCCCGGGAAATTCTACAAATGTCTTTGAATCTTGCAGATTCCGGCTGGCGCATTCGGCGATGGATCGATGCTGGATCGGCAAATAACGGCAGGAGACAGTCCGAACAATTTTGCCGCATGATGAAAGCTGCAACAAGAGAATTCGATGTATATGCCAGGCTCGAGGGATAA
- a CDS encoding SIR2 family protein encodes MNATFRLSDYQIRIGKEDIIERHLHGILSADSENAENQEKARKSLDELLKEMRVRFGTIIKTDNLSFLLGAGASLSAGGVSLANIPKSLEKALIDKAKGEQKGKEAPAWIELFYMIASVLSREDFSYVTRSQLFQSNEEKNIPAIGVNLEAYLSQLQTWHAGMLDVTEILKLTGSSELSIAKSDLSRLIKEITGSLTILLNLPKSGLDEPLQHHRKFIKKVLTRPLNLRRANLFTLNYDTLIEQAGDAEGAVLVDGFVGTLRRVFRPESYDIDFYFPAQTTEGRVHRFDRALHLYKLHGSITWHRCEPDWENPFGVYATFYNQDCCTDDVLIYPTPLKYGQALGLPYSELFRRFGNAIAQPQSALFVIGYGFGDDHINALIRQALAIPSFTLVVMDPDPKNDFVRKLEKLEDERVWIVKGGELGTFEGFVTKLLPDLREEEIDAKVMKTFKELSSFSGRKAEGAEEEKGK; translated from the coding sequence ATGAACGCGACTTTCCGCTTGTCCGATTATCAGATACGCATCGGGAAAGAGGACATCATAGAGCGGCACCTACATGGCATTTTGAGCGCTGATTCTGAAAACGCCGAGAACCAAGAGAAGGCTCGGAAATCTCTCGATGAGCTCCTCAAGGAAATGCGCGTCCGGTTTGGCACAATAATAAAAACCGACAACCTCTCATTCCTGCTCGGAGCCGGTGCCTCCCTATCTGCTGGAGGTGTGTCTCTTGCAAATATACCGAAGTCGCTCGAGAAGGCACTCATCGACAAAGCGAAGGGCGAGCAAAAAGGGAAAGAAGCTCCCGCCTGGATAGAGCTTTTCTATATGATTGCTTCAGTCCTGTCCCGAGAAGACTTCTCGTACGTCACCCGCTCCCAACTTTTCCAGTCGAACGAAGAGAAGAACATTCCCGCAATTGGTGTGAACCTTGAAGCCTATCTCAGCCAATTGCAAACATGGCATGCCGGAATGCTCGATGTGACCGAGATATTGAAACTGACAGGCAGCTCTGAATTGTCAATCGCTAAGAGCGATTTGAGTCGTTTGATCAAAGAGATAACTGGCTCTTTGACGATTCTCCTAAACCTGCCAAAGTCTGGCTTGGATGAGCCACTTCAGCATCATAGAAAATTCATTAAGAAGGTCCTTACTCGACCGTTAAACCTGCGACGTGCAAATCTCTTTACACTCAACTATGACACCCTGATTGAACAAGCCGGAGATGCCGAAGGAGCAGTGCTTGTCGATGGATTCGTGGGAACACTTCGGCGTGTTTTCAGGCCAGAGTCTTACGACATAGATTTTTATTTTCCCGCACAGACCACTGAAGGACGGGTTCATCGATTTGATCGGGCCCTTCATCTTTATAAGCTTCATGGCTCAATTACTTGGCATCGCTGCGAGCCGGATTGGGAAAATCCATTCGGAGTGTATGCAACATTCTATAATCAGGACTGCTGTACAGACGATGTGTTGATCTACCCCACACCCTTAAAGTACGGACAAGCGCTGGGTTTGCCGTATTCCGAACTGTTCCGTAGATTTGGAAATGCAATAGCACAACCACAATCAGCCCTGTTTGTGATCGGTTATGGCTTTGGGGATGATCACATCAATGCATTGATCCGACAGGCGCTTGCCATTCCGAGCTTTACGCTCGTCGTGATGGACCCTGATCCGAAGAACGATTTCGTTAGGAAACTGGAGAAGCTCGAAGATGAACGCGTCTGGATTGTCAAGGGCGGAGAGTTAGGGACATTCGAAGGTTTTGTTACGAAGCTTCTGCCTGACCTAAGAGAAGAGGAAATCGATGCCAAAGTAATGAAAACCTTCAAGGAGCTATCGTCGTTTTCCGGTCGAAAAGCGGAAGGTGCGGAAGAGGAAAAAGGAAAATGA
- a CDS encoding Druantia anti-phage system protein DruA yields the protein MHRQWKQGGPKRNTPKDIVVKPKSEYELLFRYACLYWSIPVSSGYGRRIRFLVFGKNNSKLIGLFSLGDPVYSIQAQDRWIDWTMKTTYTT from the coding sequence TTGCATCGCCAATGGAAACAAGGTGGTCCAAAGCGTAATACGCCCAAAGACATTGTCGTGAAACCGAAATCGGAGTATGAGCTGCTTTTTCGTTACGCCTGTCTCTACTGGAGTATTCCGGTTTCCTCAGGATATGGTAGAAGGATTCGGTTTCTCGTGTTCGGCAAGAACAATAGTAAGCTGATTGGCTTATTTAGCTTAGGAGACCCAGTTTACTCAATACAAGCGCAAGACCGTTGGATTGATTGGACGATGAAAACAACGTATACTACCTGA
- a CDS encoding DHA2 family efflux MFS transporter permease subunit, with product MDSQPTPEIPWKPRHNPWIIALSVMLATFMEVLDTTILNVALPYIAGGLSASNSQATWVLTSYLVSNAVVLPMTDWLGRTFGRKRLLLACISLFTISSVMCGGAPNLGALIFARVLQGAGGGGLQPISQAILLESFPPEKRGQAMGLFALGVVVAPILGPVFGGWLTDNLNWRWCFFINLPVGIFAIIASYFTVEDPPYLRRNSEKKLDILGFSFLCLWLGCLQVLLDKGQEDNWFDAIWLRWMGGLSLFGMICFIFRELKTPNPLVDLRIFKDKNFTVAVFEVFIVGVVLYATLSGLPLFLQTLISYTAYQSGLAISPRGIGAVAGAMIAGRLLGLISGRLIVALGFIFLAISSFQIGFFNLEIAKLNIIIPNIINGIGAPFVFIPLTTAAVITLKQEQIGAATGLFNLFRNIGGSIGTSMVQTFIQRLAQAHQIILVGYYTPDNLNYLSRFSGIESYLAMHNGSVQGASQALKVLYSTLTNQANLLAYMEIFQVMGWICVFSIPLAFLLAKDSKKTGPIAMH from the coding sequence ATGGATAGTCAGCCTACACCAGAAATTCCCTGGAAGCCTCGACATAATCCTTGGATAATCGCTCTTTCGGTGATGCTTGCTACATTTATGGAAGTCCTGGACACCACTATCCTCAATGTTGCTCTTCCTTATATAGCAGGTGGACTTTCTGCCAGCAATTCTCAAGCCACTTGGGTTCTTACGAGCTATCTTGTTTCCAATGCTGTTGTTTTGCCAATGACAGACTGGCTTGGCAGGACTTTCGGAAGGAAAAGACTGCTTCTGGCCTGCATTTCACTTTTCACAATCAGTTCGGTTATGTGTGGTGGGGCTCCTAACCTTGGAGCCTTAATTTTTGCTAGAGTCCTGCAAGGAGCTGGTGGGGGAGGGCTTCAGCCCATTTCTCAAGCAATATTGCTAGAGAGTTTCCCTCCGGAAAAAAGAGGCCAAGCTATGGGCCTATTCGCTCTTGGGGTAGTGGTTGCTCCTATTTTAGGCCCAGTGTTTGGAGGCTGGTTAACAGATAATCTCAATTGGAGGTGGTGTTTTTTTATTAATTTACCGGTGGGAATATTTGCAATTATAGCTTCTTATTTTACGGTAGAAGATCCTCCATACTTAAGAAGGAATTCAGAAAAAAAATTAGATATCCTCGGTTTTTCTTTTCTTTGTCTTTGGCTTGGCTGTCTTCAAGTCCTTCTTGACAAGGGGCAAGAAGACAATTGGTTTGATGCCATCTGGTTAAGATGGATGGGGGGACTATCTCTTTTTGGAATGATTTGTTTTATTTTTCGTGAGCTCAAAACGCCTAATCCGCTTGTCGATTTAAGAATTTTTAAAGACAAAAATTTTACTGTGGCCGTCTTTGAAGTATTCATCGTTGGGGTAGTCCTCTATGCCACGCTGTCGGGTTTACCTCTTTTTTTGCAAACCCTCATTTCCTATACTGCTTATCAGAGTGGCTTAGCAATTAGTCCTAGAGGCATAGGTGCTGTAGCAGGAGCTATGATAGCTGGCAGATTGCTTGGGCTAATAAGCGGCAGGCTTATTGTGGCTCTTGGATTTATATTCCTGGCTATATCTTCTTTTCAAATCGGTTTTTTTAATCTTGAAATAGCCAAGCTAAATATCATCATTCCAAACATCATCAATGGGATTGGTGCTCCTTTCGTATTTATCCCGCTGACGACAGCAGCTGTTATTACGCTCAAGCAAGAACAGATTGGAGCGGCTACTGGCCTATTCAACCTTTTTCGAAATATTGGAGGCAGCATAGGTACCTCTATGGTTCAAACCTTTATCCAAAGACTTGCTCAAGCCCATCAAATTATCCTGGTTGGGTATTACACACCAGACAATCTCAATTATTTATCAAGGTTTTCAGGGATCGAAAGCTATCTAGCCATGCACAATGGTTCCGTTCAAGGTGCTTCCCAAGCCCTAAAAGTTTTGTATTCTACTCTAACCAATCAGGCAAACCTTCTTGCCTACATGGAGATTTTTCAGGTAATGGGCTGGATCTGTGTCTTTTCCATTCCTTTGGCTTTTCTTCTGGCCAAAGATTCAAAAAAAACTGGGCCTATAGCTATGCATTAA
- a CDS encoding ATP-binding protein produces the protein MMTSDHEIGRVVAVDTAQVTVELNHDLKALTRSTYEGTLEVGRINSYIIIPVGTRRIVAMVTRVLLTEESELKADKTMVILPSSRRLMKATMIGTIDEGRFRQGINLFPVLDSPVLITTRKDLDAIFGKSSLQDDVPSDEPGFCIPIGRSAIFQDYDIKINPDAFFGKHAAIIGSTGSGKSCTIATIIQSIIKQASVKQTRFIILDTNGEYRTSFQKQNEDKAWADADAAFKALYIPTDSTEKEKLVIPYWFMDSEDFVRLFRASPGVQRPVLLNALSSARDSEEGTENWLHVRQDIIMECRRILRLCYGTETKNAQSIRQLCDGLIIHIEEPAIVDHLRLLSQHYPDITADSIKTCFEQIRDIARGGIRTKGQQYEAYAVIDVNKRWRIENAINPLLGKLLQPPENSTVLSTASADCPRFFSKSAFRYRNLEHAMTRDEVSSLQARDNCSTMIMRIYRLLEDSRFEFLFGPICSEWPSVMHSLATFMRDILGAECSSKTELTGTEVCPEGLLPFYDRQRRGSTRSNVVIIDLSLLASEVLENVTALIGRLIHEFLQRLSDPVSGVGRGEYPVVLVLDEAQNYIREGRKTEEDSISKLVFERIAREGRKYGLGLVVASQRPSELSKTVLSQCNSFIVHRLQNPEDLRYFREIVPGIYGQLLDQLPALAPRSALVLGECVQAPALVEMREASPVPKSKNPKFYRSWTQEEKHPDFESICERWEGKQPGCPAPANQPHGGAPEHGGETE, from the coding sequence ATGATGACAAGTGACCATGAAATTGGCCGAGTCGTCGCAGTCGACACCGCTCAGGTGACGGTTGAATTGAACCACGACCTGAAAGCCCTGACCCGATCCACCTATGAGGGTACGCTAGAAGTCGGGCGTATCAACTCTTACATCATAATTCCTGTCGGTACGCGACGTATTGTCGCTATGGTCACACGTGTTCTATTGACAGAGGAAAGTGAACTGAAAGCCGATAAGACAATGGTGATATTGCCTTCATCCCGAAGGTTGATGAAGGCAACGATGATCGGTACTATTGACGAGGGTAGATTCCGACAGGGCATCAATTTGTTTCCGGTCCTTGATTCGCCAGTTCTTATCACGACGCGAAAGGACCTCGATGCGATATTCGGTAAGTCTTCCCTGCAAGATGATGTTCCATCAGATGAACCGGGTTTCTGCATTCCAATTGGTCGATCCGCGATCTTCCAGGATTACGACATCAAAATCAATCCAGACGCATTCTTCGGGAAACATGCCGCTATTATCGGCAGCACTGGCTCTGGCAAGTCCTGCACGATTGCCACTATCATTCAGTCGATTATCAAACAGGCATCGGTAAAGCAAACGCGATTCATAATCCTCGATACCAATGGTGAGTACCGCACATCATTCCAAAAGCAAAATGAGGACAAGGCATGGGCTGACGCGGACGCAGCATTCAAGGCGCTCTATATACCTACCGATTCTACGGAAAAAGAGAAGCTCGTTATCCCCTACTGGTTCATGGATTCTGAGGACTTCGTCCGTTTGTTCAGGGCATCTCCTGGCGTTCAGCGGCCAGTCTTGCTTAACGCTTTGTCGTCTGCTCGTGACTCTGAGGAAGGTACCGAGAACTGGCTCCATGTTCGCCAGGACATAATTATGGAGTGCAGACGGATACTTAGGCTCTGTTATGGTACTGAAACCAAAAATGCGCAGTCAATCAGGCAGTTATGTGATGGGCTTATTATCCACATCGAAGAGCCTGCCATCGTTGATCATCTGCGCCTGTTATCTCAACATTACCCAGATATTACGGCCGATAGTATAAAAACATGTTTCGAGCAAATACGAGATATTGCACGGGGAGGAATCCGAACCAAAGGGCAGCAATATGAAGCCTATGCAGTCATCGATGTGAATAAACGATGGCGTATTGAGAATGCCATCAACCCGTTGTTGGGTAAGTTATTACAACCTCCAGAAAATAGCACTGTACTTAGCACGGCGTCGGCAGATTGCCCGAGGTTTTTTAGTAAAAGCGCATTTCGCTACCGAAATCTTGAGCATGCCATGACTCGTGACGAAGTAAGCTCTTTGCAGGCTCGGGATAATTGCTCCACGATGATAATGCGCATTTATCGGCTACTGGAGGACTCGCGATTCGAGTTTTTGTTCGGACCCATATGCTCGGAATGGCCATCGGTCATGCACTCTCTTGCTACTTTCATGCGGGACATTCTGGGTGCTGAGTGCTCGAGTAAAACAGAACTCACTGGTACAGAAGTGTGCCCGGAAGGGTTACTACCTTTCTATGACAGGCAACGACGTGGTTCGACTCGGTCTAATGTTGTTATCATTGATCTTAGCCTCCTCGCCTCCGAAGTTCTTGAAAATGTGACCGCACTTATTGGACGCCTTATTCATGAGTTCTTGCAACGACTGAGCGATCCGGTGAGTGGGGTAGGCCGCGGGGAATACCCGGTCGTTCTTGTTCTTGATGAGGCCCAAAACTATATCCGCGAGGGCAGAAAAACGGAGGAAGACTCCATTTCGAAACTTGTTTTCGAGCGCATCGCCCGAGAAGGTAGAAAGTATGGGTTGGGATTGGTTGTAGCTTCCCAACGCCCAAGTGAATTATCCAAAACGGTTCTCTCGCAGTGCAATAGCTTCATCGTTCATCGTCTGCAGAATCCTGAAGATCTGCGCTATTTCCGGGAAATTGTGCCCGGCATATACGGCCAGCTTCTCGATCAACTTCCAGCTCTTGCCCCACGAAGCGCCTTGGTATTGGGAGAGTGTGTTCAGGCTCCCGCGTTGGTGGAAATGCGAGAAGCCAGTCCTGTTCCAAAAAGCAAGAACCCAAAATTCTATCGTAGCTGGACCCAAGAGGAGAAGCACCCTGATTTTGAATCCATATGTGAAAGGTGGGAGGGTAAGCAACCCGGTTGCCCAGCTCCTGCTAATCAGCCTCATGGTGGTGCGCCTGAGCATGGAGGTGAGACGGAATGA
- a CDS encoding SixA phosphatase family protein, which produces MELVLIQNAEAIPKELDPDRPLAARGREVALQVGKFLKFAGISPKKIFHSPKDRSRQTAEIVAKALSRQIKLQLLKGLLPGDSISDLLKEIKKIEEDSIIVGHEPTLSKLAVRLLVKSKVSPFFQMEPASCLWLYYNEEEKGWYLKGFIRSQSLFAPEKRLNSKNKISQNPLSLDIQSI; this is translated from the coding sequence ATGGAACTAGTGCTTATACAAAATGCAGAAGCGATTCCAAAAGAACTGGATCCAGACCGTCCCCTAGCTGCTAGAGGCAGGGAAGTAGCCTTGCAGGTTGGTAAGTTTTTGAAATTCGCTGGCATTAGTCCTAAAAAAATTTTCCATTCACCAAAGGATAGAAGCAGACAGACAGCTGAAATTGTTGCAAAAGCTCTCTCAAGGCAAATCAAGTTACAGCTTTTAAAAGGCCTTTTACCTGGAGATTCAATTTCTGATCTGCTCAAAGAAATAAAAAAAATTGAAGAAGATTCCATTATTGTTGGGCATGAACCTACCCTTTCAAAACTCGCTGTCAGGCTTCTAGTAAAAAGTAAGGTTTCACCTTTTTTTCAAATGGAACCGGCTAGTTGTTTGTGGTTATATTATAACGAGGAAGAAAAAGGGTGGTATCTCAAGGGGTTTATAAGAAGTCAATCACTCTTTGCTCCAGAAAAAAGACTCAACAGTAAGAATAAAATATCTCAAAATCCTTTATCTCTAGATATTCAATCGATCTAG